Proteins from one Luteibaculum oceani genomic window:
- a CDS encoding VOC family protein, with translation MKGLHPYLYFNGNCHEAMHYYKEHIGGSFDFVGKYADMPPQAGFNVDDSNKDQIMHMTYSLPDGSKIMASDVGGEWAPNYQQGNSFSLSLGAESQEEADRIFNALSKDGKVSMPMQKTFWGDYFGTCTDKFGVNWMISFNEQHLAEN, from the coding sequence ATGAAAGGATTACACCCCTATTTGTATTTCAACGGCAATTGCCATGAGGCTATGCATTACTACAAGGAGCACATCGGTGGGAGTTTCGACTTTGTAGGTAAATATGCAGACATGCCTCCTCAAGCTGGATTTAACGTAGACGACAGCAACAAAGACCAAATAATGCACATGACCTATTCCCTACCCGACGGAAGTAAAATAATGGCCAGTGATGTGGGCGGAGAATGGGCTCCAAATTACCAACAGGGTAACAGCTTTAGTCTTTCTTTAGGTGCCGAAAGCCAAGAAGAAGCAGACCGAATTTTTAATGCACTTAGCAAGGATGGAAAGGTAAGCATGCCCATGCAAAAAACCTTTTGGGGCGACTATTTTGGGACCTGCACCGATAAATTTGGAGTAAACTGGATGATTAGTTTTAACGAACAACATTTGGCAGAAAATTAA
- a CDS encoding YehS family protein, with the protein MMNNNYILRSIRYTYNYSDEKMLKIFSLGDFETTVEDIQNFLAKDDAENFQPLNDKKLAHFLNGLITLKRGPKEGEAPKAESQLNNNLILRKLKIALQLTDDDIVDIMKKVDLEFSKHEVNAFFRKPGHKHYRECKDQFLRNFLRALNTKK; encoded by the coding sequence ATGATGAACAATAACTACATACTGCGAAGCATTAGATATACCTACAATTACAGCGATGAGAAAATGCTGAAGATATTTAGCCTGGGGGATTTTGAGACCACAGTTGAAGATATTCAGAACTTCCTGGCCAAAGACGATGCCGAAAATTTCCAACCTTTAAACGATAAAAAACTGGCGCATTTTTTAAATGGGCTAATTACCCTTAAAAGAGGCCCTAAGGAGGGTGAAGCCCCCAAAGCAGAAAGTCAACTAAACAATAACCTCATCCTAAGAAAACTAAAAATTGCGCTTCAGCTAACCGATGACGATATTGTAGATATCATGAAAAAAGTGGATTTAGAATTTAGCAAGCACGAGGTAAATGCTTTTTTTAGAAAGCCCGGACACAAACATTACAGGGAGTGCAAGGATCAATTTTTACGCAATTTCCTTCGTGCTTTAAACACCAAAAAATAA
- a CDS encoding efflux RND transporter periplasmic adaptor subunit: protein MTKRQIIVVLSTIGILLLAFAISNFLGKGKERPKKEQVKSVSTVFASKVVLDNSPVILESTGILRAKNRLDLFSEVQGVMEFDQGRFREGNSFRTGETLILIRNESQTASIISQRSQFISTLTSVMPDIRVDFPQNFKAWSDYLELLNPEKALPNLPETENENLKSFLTGRGIYSSFYSVKNAEIVLAKYRLRAPFNGVVTEALVDPGTVIRPGQKLGTYIQPNQYELPVQINLAEVKFLSTGMEVMLQSPALGNKEWTGKVIRINKAIDPNSQMCTIVVGVEGSDLKDGMFLNAELQAREIPNSITLPRSAMVDGNAVYKVQDNKLKLTRVTVVHRGDQEVIITGLKEGEWVLTKVPPGAFEGMEVKVYEQNKVVG from the coding sequence ATGACTAAGCGTCAAATCATCGTGGTGTTATCCACGATTGGAATTCTTCTATTGGCTTTTGCTATTTCCAATTTCCTAGGAAAAGGTAAGGAGCGACCAAAAAAGGAACAAGTTAAAAGTGTAAGTACTGTTTTTGCAAGCAAAGTTGTCTTAGATAACTCACCGGTAATTCTTGAAAGCACTGGGATTTTGAGAGCCAAAAATCGTTTGGATTTGTTCAGCGAGGTACAAGGGGTTATGGAATTCGATCAAGGCAGGTTTAGAGAAGGAAATTCTTTTCGCACCGGGGAAACGCTTATCCTAATTCGCAACGAAAGTCAAACCGCATCCATTATTTCGCAGAGAAGTCAGTTTATAAGCACCCTTACCTCGGTAATGCCAGATATTAGGGTGGATTTTCCGCAAAATTTTAAAGCTTGGAGCGATTATTTGGAACTGCTTAATCCAGAAAAAGCCTTACCCAATTTACCTGAAACGGAAAACGAAAATCTAAAGTCTTTTCTAACGGGGAGAGGAATTTACAGCAGTTTTTATTCTGTAAAAAACGCAGAAATAGTGTTGGCAAAATATAGGCTGCGCGCTCCTTTTAACGGAGTGGTTACCGAAGCATTGGTAGATCCGGGAACGGTAATAAGACCTGGGCAGAAATTAGGGACATACATACAACCTAACCAGTACGAACTACCCGTTCAAATAAACCTGGCCGAGGTTAAATTTCTGAGTACAGGAATGGAGGTGATGTTGCAATCGCCTGCCTTGGGAAATAAGGAATGGACAGGGAAAGTAATTAGAATCAATAAAGCAATAGATCCCAACAGCCAAATGTGCACCATAGTGGTTGGTGTAGAGGGCAGCGACTTAAAGGATGGAATGTTCTTAAATGCGGAGTTACAAGCCCGCGAAATTCCTAACTCCATTACACTACCTCGGTCGGCTATGGTAGATGGCAATGCCGTGTACAAGGTACAGGATAACAAACTGAAATTAACCAGAGTAACGGTGGTTCACAGAGGAGATCAAGAAGTGATTATTACAGGACTAAAAGAAGGCGAGTGGGTGCTAACTAAAGTTCCTCCTGGTGCATTTGAAGGCATGGAAGTGAAGGTTTATGAGCAAAACAAGGTAGTAGGATGA
- a CDS encoding efflux RND transporter permease subunit, protein MKKVISYFIKYPVAVNVIIFAFVILGFLGMSRMKSSFFPLQESKIINISVVYPGASPQEMEEGVVLKIENNLRGLVGIDRFTSSSSENSASIVIEAEQGYDIDVLLADVKNAVDKVPSFPAEMEPPVVAKQETLNRAISMVVTGDGVDLKTLKTAARKIETDLRSIEGISQVEINGFPREEIVISVKEDVLRAYNLSFTEIAQAVANANVLATGGSVKTAEEEYLIRVKNRSYYAKELEGVVVKALPNGSRIYLGDVAVLQDTWSETPDRSYFNGNPSVNIEVNTTNREDLVDAANKTLAYVEEYNKTQQNLRLEVTSNRSITIIQRTELLLKNGIQGVILVLFFLSLFLRPRLAFWVAFGLPISFLGMFMLVNYLDVTINVLSLFGMIIVIGILVDDGIVIAENIFHHYEQGKSRIKAAIDGTLEVIPAITSAILTTIIAFSTFFFLEGRIGEFFMEVTIVVMLTLGFSLLEAFVILPAHVAHSSVLTSKQKTYKFNVWGDRMMDAMRDRLYLPLLNWSLRYKSLAFAIAIGVLLITVGAMRGGIIRGTFFPSISSDRVAVTLTMPQGVNPAETDSIITEVEKAAWEVNREFTEKQTGNKQVVENIIKRVGPGTAKATLTMNLLPGEERDFSAPEIAGALFEKVGEIPGAESFIIDGGSSFGGKPVAVSLLGNNISELKAAKEEVKQYLKDNPRLRDVQDNDPKGIKEIRLTLNEKAYNLGLNLRSVVSQVRAAFNGMQVQRFQRGEDEIIVWVRYGLEGRSSLKDLEKMRIVTPTGARIPLQELATYKIERGEISINHLDGKREIQVNADLKNPKESATDIVSTLRNEVMPEIISKYPSVSALYEGQNREAAKTQNSAGAVLPIILLLIYIVIAFTFRSYSQPLLLLVMIPFAFIGVGWGHYIHDFPVNILSMLGIIALIGIVVNDGLVFISKFNGFLKDGMPFNEALIEAGKSRFRAIFLTSVTTIAGLSPLIFETSRQAQFLIPMAISIAYGIGVATILTLVMLPMLLALSNSIKCLFHKIWHNEWPKPEEVERAVKEIKSIEDGTED, encoded by the coding sequence ATGAAAAAGGTTATCTCTTATTTCATAAAATACCCCGTTGCTGTAAACGTAATCATCTTTGCCTTTGTAATTCTTGGCTTTTTGGGGATGTCTCGAATGAAATCGAGCTTTTTCCCTTTACAGGAGTCAAAAATCATTAACATTTCAGTGGTATATCCAGGGGCATCTCCGCAAGAAATGGAGGAGGGGGTAGTTCTTAAAATTGAGAATAATTTAAGAGGTCTGGTAGGGATAGATCGCTTTACTTCTAGTTCTTCTGAGAATAGTGCTAGCATTGTTATAGAGGCTGAGCAGGGTTACGACATAGATGTGCTGCTGGCAGATGTGAAAAATGCAGTGGATAAGGTTCCTTCTTTTCCAGCTGAAATGGAACCGCCAGTTGTCGCTAAACAAGAAACCCTCAATCGTGCTATTTCTATGGTGGTTACCGGCGATGGGGTGGATTTAAAAACCCTTAAAACTGCAGCGCGGAAAATAGAAACCGATCTACGTTCTATTGAGGGTATTTCACAGGTAGAGATAAACGGTTTTCCGAGGGAAGAGATTGTTATTTCTGTAAAGGAAGATGTACTGCGTGCTTACAATTTAAGTTTTACCGAAATAGCACAGGCGGTTGCAAATGCCAATGTGCTCGCCACGGGTGGGTCGGTTAAAACAGCCGAAGAAGAATATTTAATCCGAGTAAAAAACAGATCCTACTACGCTAAGGAGTTAGAAGGGGTGGTGGTTAAAGCTTTGCCCAACGGCTCGCGAATTTATTTGGGCGATGTGGCGGTATTACAAGATACGTGGTCCGAAACTCCAGACCGTTCTTATTTTAATGGGAATCCATCGGTAAATATCGAGGTAAACACCACCAATAGAGAAGATTTAGTAGATGCTGCAAATAAAACCTTGGCTTATGTTGAGGAGTACAATAAAACGCAACAAAATTTAAGGCTAGAGGTCACCAGTAACCGTAGTATTACCATTATTCAACGTACAGAGCTACTTCTTAAAAACGGGATACAAGGGGTAATCTTGGTACTTTTCTTTCTTTCACTGTTTTTGCGTCCCAGATTAGCATTTTGGGTTGCGTTTGGCCTGCCCATTTCCTTTTTGGGAATGTTTATGCTGGTAAATTACCTGGATGTAACCATAAATGTATTGTCGCTGTTTGGGATGATCATTGTAATTGGAATCCTCGTAGACGACGGTATTGTTATCGCCGAAAACATCTTTCATCATTACGAGCAGGGGAAGTCGAGAATAAAGGCAGCTATTGACGGAACCTTGGAGGTGATACCAGCAATTACCTCGGCCATATTAACTACGATTATTGCCTTTAGTACCTTCTTCTTTTTAGAGGGACGCATAGGGGAGTTCTTTATGGAGGTAACCATAGTGGTTATGCTAACCCTAGGGTTCTCGCTTTTAGAGGCCTTTGTCATCCTTCCTGCCCACGTGGCACACTCGTCGGTGCTTACATCCAAGCAAAAAACCTACAAGTTTAATGTATGGGGAGATAGAATGATGGACGCCATGCGCGACCGTCTCTATTTACCCTTGTTGAATTGGAGTTTACGCTACAAATCGCTTGCTTTTGCCATTGCTATTGGGGTACTACTCATTACGGTAGGGGCCATGCGTGGGGGAATTATTCGAGGAACTTTTTTCCCGAGTATTTCATCGGATAGGGTGGCGGTAACTTTAACCATGCCTCAAGGAGTGAATCCGGCCGAAACCGATTCCATTATTACAGAAGTAGAGAAAGCGGCTTGGGAGGTGAACAGGGAATTTACCGAAAAGCAGACTGGTAACAAACAGGTGGTTGAAAACATTATTAAACGGGTGGGGCCAGGTACCGCCAAGGCAACGCTAACCATGAATTTACTTCCCGGTGAGGAAAGAGATTTTTCTGCTCCAGAAATAGCGGGTGCTCTTTTTGAAAAGGTAGGTGAAATTCCTGGTGCCGAAAGTTTCATCATCGATGGAGGATCTAGCTTCGGAGGTAAACCCGTTGCGGTTTCCTTGTTGGGGAATAATATATCGGAATTAAAGGCTGCCAAAGAAGAGGTTAAGCAATATCTAAAAGACAATCCCCGCTTGCGCGATGTGCAGGATAACGATCCCAAGGGGATTAAAGAAATTCGCTTAACGCTAAATGAAAAAGCCTACAATTTAGGATTGAATTTAAGGTCTGTAGTTTCACAGGTTAGGGCCGCATTTAATGGTATGCAAGTCCAGCGGTTTCAGCGTGGCGAAGATGAAATTATCGTTTGGGTTCGTTATGGATTAGAGGGAAGGTCTTCGCTTAAAGACCTAGAAAAAATGCGCATAGTAACGCCAACTGGAGCCCGAATTCCCCTGCAAGAATTAGCTACCTATAAAATTGAGCGTGGAGAGATTTCTATAAATCACCTCGATGGAAAACGAGAAATTCAAGTTAATGCAGATCTAAAAAATCCAAAGGAAAGTGCAACCGATATTGTAAGCACTTTGCGCAATGAGGTAATGCCAGAGATTATTTCTAAATATCCCAGCGTTTCGGCATTGTATGAGGGGCAGAATAGGGAAGCGGCCAAAACTCAAAATTCGGCTGGAGCTGTTTTACCTATCATTCTTCTCTTAATCTACATTGTTATAGCCTTTACGTTTAGGTCTTATAGCCAACCCTTGTTATTGTTGGTAATGATTCCATTTGCTTTTATTGGGGTAGGATGGGGGCATTACATCCACGATTTTCCGGTAAACATCCTTTCTATGTTGGGAATCATCGCCCTGATAGGAATTGTGGTAAACGATGGCTTGGTATTTATATCCAAGTTCAATGGGTTTTTGAAAGATGGGATGCCGTTTAATGAGGCGCTTATCGAGGCAGGTAAGTCTAGGTTTAGAGCTATCTTTTTAACCTCGGTAACTACCATAGCCGGATTATCGCCATTAATTTTTGAGACCAGTAGGCAGGCACAATTTTTAATTCCCATGGCTATTTCCATTGCATACGGAATTGGAGTAGCCACCATTTTAACATTGGTAATGTTACCCATGCTATTGGCCCTTAGTAACTCCATAAAGTGTTTGTTTCATAAAATTTGGCACAACGAGTGGCCAAAACCCGAAGAGGTTGAGCGTGCGGTGAAAGAAATTAAATCGATAGAAGATGGTACTGAAGATTAA
- a CDS encoding TolC family protein has translation MVLKIKALVIGFLLIGLSALGQSKLLFDEALEKLLLQNYDIQVQVLSKQIAENTASKLNNNYLPTLSVDAGGGWTYFGGENRLEDRTIELDPNASYTYDAALSLNYIIFNGFGRKYQLKINEENLALAEAEYRLLIQNSILELGRIYYEVAFLEENVALLESSMEISKDRLLRASYGFEYGRNSRVDVLNAKVDFNQDSIAFLNGKLDFENALRNLNLLMGDSIEAAYQLEKQVQIDSTLDLGTVLEVAQDQNLELAINEHNYLNSKYALANSRAPWMPTLSANAGYNYRGSEDPNGAFLKGSERLGPQAGIRLTWNVFNGQNIVNQQNAKLRLQQAEVRQKQIKQQVKAQAYNAFSLYKNAMAVLQAQEDNVATAERNFVRSKEALNLGQITNAEYRSAQLNYLQAMQNRSKAKYDTKNAELQVYAIMGELK, from the coding sequence ATGGTACTGAAGATTAAAGCCCTAGTAATTGGATTTTTGTTGATTGGGCTTTCTGCATTAGGACAGTCCAAACTTTTGTTTGATGAAGCCCTAGAAAAGTTGCTTTTGCAAAACTATGATATCCAGGTGCAGGTGTTGAGCAAACAAATTGCGGAGAATACGGCCAGCAAGCTTAATAATAATTATCTACCTACATTATCTGTTGATGCTGGAGGGGGCTGGACCTACTTTGGCGGAGAAAACCGATTGGAAGACAGAACCATAGAACTAGATCCCAACGCTTCTTATACCTACGATGCAGCCTTGAGTTTGAACTATATCATTTTTAATGGCTTCGGAAGGAAATACCAATTAAAGATTAACGAGGAAAACTTAGCCCTTGCCGAGGCGGAATATAGACTGCTCATTCAGAATAGCATTTTAGAGCTTGGAAGGATTTATTACGAAGTTGCTTTTTTGGAGGAAAATGTTGCACTCCTGGAGTCTTCCATGGAAATAAGCAAGGATAGATTGCTACGAGCATCCTATGGCTTTGAATACGGTCGAAACAGTAGGGTGGATGTATTAAATGCTAAAGTAGATTTTAATCAAGATAGCATCGCTTTTTTAAATGGTAAGTTAGATTTTGAAAATGCACTGAGGAATTTAAATCTGCTTATGGGCGATTCCATTGAGGCAGCATATCAGTTAGAAAAGCAGGTGCAGATAGATAGCACCTTGGATTTGGGAACCGTATTAGAGGTTGCACAAGATCAAAACTTAGAATTGGCTATAAACGAGCATAATTATTTGAACAGTAAATATGCCCTAGCTAATTCTAGAGCCCCTTGGATGCCGACTTTAAGTGCAAATGCAGGATATAATTATCGTGGTTCCGAAGACCCTAACGGTGCCTTTTTGAAGGGGTCGGAAAGATTGGGACCTCAAGCGGGGATTAGGTTGACCTGGAACGTGTTTAACGGGCAGAATATAGTAAACCAGCAAAATGCTAAGCTGCGCCTACAACAGGCAGAAGTAAGGCAAAAGCAAATAAAGCAGCAGGTAAAAGCACAGGCTTATAATGCTTTTAGTTTGTATAAAAATGCCATGGCGGTATTACAAGCCCAGGAAGACAATGTTGCCACTGCAGAGCGAAATTTTGTACGCAGTAAAGAAGCGCTTAATCTGGGGCAAATCACCAATGCCGAATACCGATCTGCTCAGTTAAATTATTTGCAGGCCATGCAAAATAGAAGCAAGGCCAAGTACGATACCAAAAATGCAGAGCTACAGGTTTATGCTATTATGGGAGAGTTAAAGTAA
- the mscL gene encoding large-conductance mechanosensitive channel protein MscL, producing MLQEFKKFIAKGNVIDMAVGLIMATYFGAIVKSLVNDVLMPPIGKMLGGVDFSELKYVIQEASGEGEEAIAEVAITYGNFINTIITFVIVAFCIFMVVKGYNKMKEKMEKPKEEAPKAPPAPSKEEVLLGEIRDLLKKQQ from the coding sequence ATGCTACAAGAGTTTAAAAAGTTCATTGCTAAAGGCAATGTAATTGACATGGCTGTCGGTTTAATTATGGCCACCTATTTTGGAGCCATTGTTAAATCATTAGTAAATGACGTCCTTATGCCCCCCATTGGGAAAATGCTGGGAGGTGTAGATTTTTCCGAACTTAAATATGTAATTCAAGAAGCCAGTGGTGAAGGCGAAGAGGCTATCGCCGAGGTAGCCATTACCTACGGTAACTTTATTAACACCATTATTACTTTCGTAATTGTAGCCTTCTGTATCTTCATGGTAGTAAAAGGATACAACAAGATGAAGGAGAAAATGGAGAAACCTAAAGAAGAAGCTCCAAAAGCACCACCTGCGCCAAGTAAAGAAGAAGTTCTTCTCGGTGAAATCCGAGACCTGCTTAAGAAACAGCAATAG
- a CDS encoding D-2-hydroxyacid dehydrogenase → MKVLANDGISPSGEAALKEAGFTVITDKVEQSDLIDYINKEDVAALLVRSATTVRKDLIDACPNLKLIGRGGVGMDNIDVAYAREKGKVVVNTPAASSLSVAEIVVGKMFSLARFLYDSHLYMPQNGVADFKVLKKKYGKGTELRGKTLGIIGMGRIGQALASYALGLGMKVLYNDRSSNSVDIKLHIHGAGDLTVTLDKCDKETLIKESDFISLHVPKQENGEAVLGTAELAKMKNTAFIINSARGGSVDEEALLKALDAGEIAGAALDVYENEPTPNEALLKHPKIAATPHIGAATVEAQDRIGTELADLIKEHLLVKA, encoded by the coding sequence TTACTGTTATTACCGATAAGGTAGAACAGAGCGACCTTATAGATTACATCAACAAAGAAGATGTAGCAGCACTTTTAGTTCGTTCGGCAACTACAGTAAGAAAAGACCTAATTGACGCTTGCCCTAACCTAAAATTAATTGGTAGAGGTGGTGTTGGTATGGACAATATCGACGTTGCATACGCAAGAGAGAAAGGTAAGGTTGTGGTTAACACTCCAGCCGCATCTAGTCTTTCTGTAGCAGAAATCGTTGTAGGAAAAATGTTTAGCCTTGCGCGTTTCCTATACGACTCTCACCTATACATGCCACAAAATGGAGTTGCCGACTTTAAAGTACTTAAGAAAAAGTACGGTAAAGGAACCGAATTAAGAGGTAAAACTCTTGGTATCATTGGAATGGGGAGAATCGGTCAGGCTTTAGCTTCTTATGCCCTAGGATTGGGTATGAAAGTTTTATACAACGACAGATCTTCGAATTCAGTAGACATTAAGTTGCATATCCATGGAGCTGGGGACCTAACAGTAACATTGGATAAATGTGATAAAGAAACCCTTATTAAGGAGTCTGACTTTATCAGTTTACACGTTCCTAAGCAAGAGAATGGTGAAGCTGTATTGGGAACCGCTGAACTAGCTAAAATGAAAAACACGGCGTTTATCATTAACTCTGCTAGAGGTGGATCTGTAGACGAAGAGGCACTTTTAAAAGCCTTAGACGCAGGTGAAATTGCTGGAGCGGCGTTAGACGTATACGAAAACGAACCTACTCCAAACGAGGCATTACTAAAGCACCCAAAAATTGCGGCAACCCCACACATTGGAGCTGCAACCGTTGAGGCTCAAGATAGAATTGGAACCGAACTGGCTGACCTAATCAAGGAGCACCTTTTGGTAAAAGCTTAA